The following coding sequences lie in one Paramormyrops kingsleyae isolate MSU_618 chromosome 15, PKINGS_0.4, whole genome shotgun sequence genomic window:
- the tram1 gene encoding translocating chain-associated membrane protein 1 isoform X1, whose amino-acid sequence MGVRKKSSKSPPVLSHEFIIQNHADIVSCVAMVFLLGLMFEVTSKVAVLFITVQYNVTITSSDGPEETSVNYFHHGLKDLATVFFYMLVAIIMHAIIQEYVLDKINRKMHFSKTKHSKFNESGQLSAFYLLSSGWGISILHSENLLSNPVSLWEGYPHTLMPFQMKFFYICQMGYWFHALPELYFQKTKKEDIPRQLVYISLYLTHIIGAYILNLTRLGLVLLVLHYFVELLFHVSRLIYFNNEKRQGGFTVWAVLYVLGRLLTLSLSVLTVGFGLAGAPQQGLDLDSGNFNVLFVRITVLAAICLTQAFMMWKFINFQLRRWREHALLQAQKRKPAATKGKTKKDRGANGVNGALNTNGADSPRTRKDKSS is encoded by the exons ATGGGGGTTCGGAAGAAAAGTAGCAAGAGCCCGCCGGTGCTCAGCCATGAGTTCATCATCCAGAACCACGCCGACATCGTGTCCTGTGTCGCCATGGTCTTCCTCCTTGGGCTCATGTTCGAG GTAACATCTAAGGTGGCTGTGTTGTTCATCACCGTTCAATACAATGTCACCATCACGTCCAGTG ATGGCCCCGAGGAAACCTCCGTGAATTACTTTCATCACGGACTGAAGGACCTGGCCACGGTGTTCTTCTACATGCTCGTCGCCATCATCATGCATGCCATCATCCAGGAGTACGTGCTGGAT aaaataaacaggaagATGCACTTCTCCAAGACCAAGCACAGCAAGTTCAACGAATCGGGCCAGCTGAGCGCCTTCTACCTCCTGTCCTCCGGGTGGGGCATCAGCATTCTGCACTCA GAAAACCTTCTGTCGAACCCTGTCAGTTTATGGGAGGGGTACCCACACACGTTAATGCC GTTCCAGATGAAGTTCTTCTACATCTGCCAGATGGGTTACTGGTTCCATGCTCTTCCTGAGCTCTACTTTCAGAAGACCAAGAAG GAGGACATCCCGCGGCAGCTGGTCTACATCAGCCTGTACCTCACACACATCATCGGGGCCTACATACTGAA TCTGACCCGCCTGGGACTCGTGTTGCTGGTGCTGCATTACTTTGTGGAGCTGCTCTTCCACGTGTCACGCCTCATCTACTTCAACAACGAGAAGCGGCAGGGCGG GTTCACAGTCTGGGCTGTGCTCTATGTGCTGGGCCGCCTGCTCACGCTGTCCCTCTCCGTGCTCACCGTGGGATTCGGCCTAGCGGGGGCGCCACAGCAGGGTCTTGACTTGGATAGCGGAAACTTCAACGTGCTCTTTGTCCG GATCACGGTCTTGGCTGCTATCTGCCTGACCCAGGCCTTCATGATGTGGAAATTCATCAACTTCCAGCTGCGGCGATGGCGGGAGCATGCGCTGCTGCAGGCCCAGAAGAGGAAGCCGGCTGCTACCAAGGGCAAGACCAAGAAGGACAGAGGTG CCAACGGCGTGAACGGTGCCCTGAACACGAACGGTGCAGACTCACCACGGACCCGGAAGGACAAATCCTCCTAA
- the tram1 gene encoding translocating chain-associated membrane protein 1 isoform X2: MGVRKKSSKSPPVLSHEFIIQNHADIVSCVAMVFLLGLMFEVTSKVAVLFITVQYNVTITSSDGPEETSVNYFHHGLKDLATVFFYMLVAIIMHAIIQEYVLDKINRKMHFSKTKHSKFNESGQLSAFYLLSSGWGISILHSENLLSNPVSLWEGYPHTLMPFQMKFFYICQMGYWFHALPELYFQKTKKEDIPRQLVYISLYLTHIIGAYILNLTRLGLVLLVLHYFVELLFHVSRLIYFNNEKRQGGFTVWAVLYVLGRLLTLSLSVLTVGFGLAGAPQQGLDLDSGNFNVLFVRITVLAAICLTQAFMMWKFINFQLRRWREHALLQAQKRKPAATKGKTKKDRANGVNGALNTNGADSPRTRKDKSS; this comes from the exons ATGGGGGTTCGGAAGAAAAGTAGCAAGAGCCCGCCGGTGCTCAGCCATGAGTTCATCATCCAGAACCACGCCGACATCGTGTCCTGTGTCGCCATGGTCTTCCTCCTTGGGCTCATGTTCGAG GTAACATCTAAGGTGGCTGTGTTGTTCATCACCGTTCAATACAATGTCACCATCACGTCCAGTG ATGGCCCCGAGGAAACCTCCGTGAATTACTTTCATCACGGACTGAAGGACCTGGCCACGGTGTTCTTCTACATGCTCGTCGCCATCATCATGCATGCCATCATCCAGGAGTACGTGCTGGAT aaaataaacaggaagATGCACTTCTCCAAGACCAAGCACAGCAAGTTCAACGAATCGGGCCAGCTGAGCGCCTTCTACCTCCTGTCCTCCGGGTGGGGCATCAGCATTCTGCACTCA GAAAACCTTCTGTCGAACCCTGTCAGTTTATGGGAGGGGTACCCACACACGTTAATGCC GTTCCAGATGAAGTTCTTCTACATCTGCCAGATGGGTTACTGGTTCCATGCTCTTCCTGAGCTCTACTTTCAGAAGACCAAGAAG GAGGACATCCCGCGGCAGCTGGTCTACATCAGCCTGTACCTCACACACATCATCGGGGCCTACATACTGAA TCTGACCCGCCTGGGACTCGTGTTGCTGGTGCTGCATTACTTTGTGGAGCTGCTCTTCCACGTGTCACGCCTCATCTACTTCAACAACGAGAAGCGGCAGGGCGG GTTCACAGTCTGGGCTGTGCTCTATGTGCTGGGCCGCCTGCTCACGCTGTCCCTCTCCGTGCTCACCGTGGGATTCGGCCTAGCGGGGGCGCCACAGCAGGGTCTTGACTTGGATAGCGGAAACTTCAACGTGCTCTTTGTCCG GATCACGGTCTTGGCTGCTATCTGCCTGACCCAGGCCTTCATGATGTGGAAATTCATCAACTTCCAGCTGCGGCGATGGCGGGAGCATGCGCTGCTGCAGGCCCAGAAGAGGAAGCCGGCTGCTACCAAGGGCAAGACCAAGAAGGACAGAG CCAACGGCGTGAACGGTGCCCTGAACACGAACGGTGCAGACTCACCACGGACCCGGAAGGACAAATCCTCCTAA